Part of the Halomarina litorea genome is shown below.
GCCGCCGAGGAGGCGACCGCCGCCCGCGAGGAGCGCGACGCACTCCTCGCCGAACACGGCTACACGGCCCGAGAGCGGGTGGACTCGGGGTCGCGGCGCGACGCCGAGGGCGGAACGCGCGGCGTCACGCTCGTCTGTTACCCCGAGGAGTGGCTGGAGGACGGTACCGTCCGCTTCGACCGCATCGACGAGACCAGCCGGGCGGTTGAGCGACCGCTCGACGCGCCCGCCGAGGAGGCCGACTGGGAGTCGGTGGACGAACGCAACCGCGAGGTGGCCGCGGCCGTCGAGGACGCGCACGGCCCGATCCACGGCGCGAACGCGCGCGCGTTCGCGGACTTCATGAGCAACCACTACGCGGCACCCATCGGGGCCGCCACGCGCCGGATGCGCGAGGAGTTCCTCACGGAGTACTTCCCGCGCAACGCGTGGCCGACCGACGAACAGCGGTCGCTGGTCGAGGAGTCGGTGAACGTGGCCGTGGAGACGGCCAGGGACTGACTTACTGCTCGACGGCGTCGATGAGTTCGCGCACGTCGTCCGCGCGCGACTCGTCGGTGATGTACCGCGAGAAGATCCAGCGGAGTTGGCCCAGCACCGTCTCCTTGCCCTTCTCGGTCAGCGCGTACTGGTTGGTGCGCTTGTCGAGTTCGCTCTTCTCGACGAGGCCCATCTCGACGAGGTCGTCGAGGTTGGGGTACAGTCGACCGTGGTTGACCTCGGAGTCGTAGTACGCCTCGAGTTCGCGCTTGATCGCGAGCCCGTAGCGTGGTTCCTCTGCGAGGATGACCAGAATGTTCTGCTGGAATGCTGTCAGGTCGCGCCCGATGCCCGGATCGCCGGAGACTGACTGTGCCTCTGACATGAGTGGATAGATGACACGACGCTATTTAAAACTTCTCAACTCTTTTCGAGTTTATTGTCATTTTCGCACGAGGGCGGCGGATTGTGTACACGTAACTACGATAATGGATTCCAGTTTATGCTGACGGTCTCCAGAATAGTGCATTCGTTGTGTCGACGGCGATCCCGAAAGTACTTTTGGCCCGACCGACGGAGCGAGGCGCATGGTGAATCTGTGGGAAGACCTCGAGACGGGTCCGAACGCCCCCGAAGAGATCTACGCCGTCGTGGAGTGCCTGAAAGGCGAGCGCAACAAGTACGAGTACGACAAGGACATCCCCGGCGTCGTCCTCGACCGGGTGCTCCACTCGAACGTCCACTACCCCTCGGACTACGGGTTCATCCCGCGGAGCTACTACGACGACGAGGACCCCTTTGACGTCCTCGTCCTCGTCGAGGACGCGACGTTCCCCGGTTGCATCATCGAGGCTCGCCCCGTCGCCCTCATGAAGATGGACGACGACGGCGAACAGGACGACAAGGTCATCGCCGTCCCCACCGAGGACCCCCGGTTCGACCACATCGAGGACCTCGAGGACATCACCCAGCAGACGCGCAACGAGATAGACGAGTTCTTCTCGACGTACAAGAACCTGGAGGAAGGCAAGGAGGTCACGACCGAGGGGTGGGAGGACAAGCGGGCCGCGATGGACGCCATCGAGCACGCACAGGACCTCTACGAACAGAACTTCAGCTGACGTCGACGCCTTCTCGACGCGTTTCGCACCGACGGGCGAGCGCCGGATATGCGCCGTGGTAATCGACACCGGTCCCGGGGATGTATTATGATTATGGGTAATTATTTGTGGACAGAGCCGGAAGGGATTGCCGTGATGAGTCAGCGACCACCGATGGGAATTCACCACCTGACGGTCGTCCCCGAGAACGCCGCGTCCGACGCCGAGACGGCCCTCGGCACCGACGAGACCGGCGAACAGGCCCCGCGCGCGCCGCGGTCCTCCTCGGACTGACGGCCGCGACGGCGAGAGACGCCCGCTCACAGGTAGGCGTGGCCGCTGGCCACGAGAAGAAGCTTCTTGTATTCGTGTCGTGGTAGGCCTACCATGGGACTGTTCGACCGGCTTCGCGGCGACGACGGCCCGCGGGTCGCTTTCTTCGGTATCGACGGCGTACCGTTCTCGCTCGTCAGGGACAACCCCGACGACTTCCCGAACCTCACGGCCATCGCGGACGAGGGGGCGGCGGGCGCCATCGACAGCATCGTCCCGCCCGAGTCGAGCGCCTGCTGGCCGTCGCTGACGACGGGCGTCAACCCCGGTGAGACGGGGGTCTACGGCTTTCAGGACCGCGAGAACGGCTCGTACGACACGTACGTCCCGATGGGCCGCGACGTGCAGGC
Proteins encoded:
- a CDS encoding DUF7108 family protein, with protein sequence MTDAPEPTDTETDDRPDRLPERVADEAERLTRRAREAEAATPLADADSHPTAAELAATAAEEATAAREERDALLAEHGYTARERVDSGSRRDAEGGTRGVTLVCYPEEWLEDGTVRFDRIDETSRAVERPLDAPAEEADWESVDERNREVAAAVEDAHGPIHGANARAFADFMSNHYAAPIGAATRRMREEFLTEYFPRNAWPTDEQRSLVEESVNVAVETARD
- a CDS encoding PadR family transcriptional regulator — translated: MSEAQSVSGDPGIGRDLTAFQQNILVILAEEPRYGLAIKRELEAYYDSEVNHGRLYPNLDDLVEMGLVEKSELDKRTNQYALTEKGKETVLGQLRWIFSRYITDESRADDVRELIDAVEQ
- a CDS encoding inorganic diphosphatase; the encoded protein is MVNLWEDLETGPNAPEEIYAVVECLKGERNKYEYDKDIPGVVLDRVLHSNVHYPSDYGFIPRSYYDDEDPFDVLVLVEDATFPGCIIEARPVALMKMDDDGEQDDKVIAVPTEDPRFDHIEDLEDITQQTRNEIDEFFSTYKNLEEGKEVTTEGWEDKRAAMDAIEHAQDLYEQNFS